A single genomic interval of Alistipes provencensis harbors:
- a CDS encoding RNA polymerase sigma-70 factor, with translation MTPPVRHITREFFDGLYADYKPRFIRIAQSYVRDGMVAEDIVTDSFLYFWEHRAELNISASVPAYVLGAVKHGCLEWLRNEKNRLNIRQKIHTTAYHSIQARIAALEACDPGQLFASEVAAIVQEEIGRMPEPMRGIFVASRFEGRTYQEIADATGISVRNVKAAIQRALGIMREALKDYLPVWLIALFLSEMRF, from the coding sequence ATGACGCCCCCGGTCCGACATATCACCCGCGAATTTTTCGACGGCCTGTACGCTGATTACAAGCCGCGTTTCATCCGTATCGCACAATCATACGTCCGCGACGGCATGGTGGCGGAAGATATCGTGACCGACAGTTTCCTCTACTTCTGGGAACACCGCGCGGAACTGAACATCAGCGCCAGCGTCCCCGCCTATGTGCTGGGCGCCGTGAAGCACGGCTGTCTGGAGTGGCTGCGCAACGAGAAGAACCGGCTGAACATCCGGCAGAAAATCCACACGACGGCTTACCACAGCATTCAGGCCCGCATCGCGGCGCTGGAGGCCTGCGATCCCGGACAGCTCTTCGCCTCGGAGGTCGCCGCGATCGTGCAGGAGGAGATCGGCCGCATGCCCGAACCGATGCGGGGAATATTCGTCGCCAGCCGTTTCGAAGGCAGGACCTATCAGGAAATCGCCGACGCCACAGGCATCAGCGTCCGCAACGTCAAAGCCGCCATCCAGCGGGCGCTGGGCATCATGCGGGAGGCCCTGAAAGACTATCTTCCGGTCTGGCTGATTGCGCTGTTTCTCAGCGAGATGCGTTTTTAA
- a CDS encoding ABC transporter substrate-binding protein, which yields MKRLLKFLVPLLAALAAACGSQTADLKDFTQTLYAPSHASGFEIVGAEGRQSTLLKVFNPWQGAENAETMLFIARNGETPPAGFTGQSVEAGAKRIVCMSSTYIAMLDALGQADRVVGVSGRDYITNAYVTAHPDAVADVGFDGNVDYELLLAQRPDLVLLFGVSGASGMEPKLREMGIPFVYIGEYLEESPLGKAEWLVAVSEITDSRTKGEAVFTPIPERYNALKKRVASATAPDPKVMINTPYAGSWFMASTESYVARLIADAGGDYIYRKNTSNRSQPIDLEEAYLLTAQADMWLNAGGASSLGELKSQYPKFAGTRCVQTGAVYNCNKRLNAAGGNDYWESGVVRPDVVLHDLIAIMHPEVLADDDRELYYYQRLE from the coding sequence ATGAAAAGACTCCTGAAATTCCTCGTGCCGCTTCTGGCGGCCTTGGCCGCGGCCTGCGGATCGCAGACGGCCGACCTGAAAGATTTCACACAGACGCTCTACGCCCCGTCGCATGCCTCCGGCTTCGAGATCGTCGGCGCCGAAGGGCGGCAGAGCACCCTGCTGAAAGTCTTCAACCCGTGGCAGGGCGCCGAGAACGCCGAAACGATGCTCTTCATCGCCCGCAACGGCGAAACGCCCCCGGCCGGATTCACGGGACAGAGCGTCGAAGCCGGGGCGAAACGCATCGTCTGCATGTCTTCGACCTACATCGCCATGCTCGACGCCTTGGGACAGGCCGACCGCGTGGTCGGGGTTTCCGGCCGGGACTACATCACCAACGCCTATGTCACGGCACACCCCGACGCGGTAGCCGACGTGGGCTTTGACGGCAATGTGGACTACGAACTGCTGCTCGCGCAGAGGCCCGACCTCGTGCTGCTGTTCGGCGTGAGCGGCGCCAGCGGCATGGAGCCGAAACTGCGCGAAATGGGAATCCCGTTCGTCTACATCGGCGAATACCTCGAGGAGTCGCCACTCGGCAAGGCCGAATGGCTGGTCGCCGTCTCGGAGATCACCGACAGCCGGACAAAAGGCGAAGCCGTTTTCACTCCGATTCCCGAACGCTACAATGCGCTCAAAAAACGGGTCGCATCGGCCACGGCTCCCGATCCCAAGGTGATGATAAACACGCCCTATGCCGGATCGTGGTTCATGGCCTCGACCGAAAGTTACGTCGCCCGGCTCATAGCCGACGCAGGCGGGGATTATATTTACAGGAAAAACACCTCGAACCGCTCGCAGCCGATCGACCTCGAGGAAGCCTACCTGCTCACCGCACAGGCCGACATGTGGCTTAATGCGGGCGGCGCATCGTCGCTCGGCGAACTGAAATCGCAATACCCGAAATTCGCCGGAACGCGGTGCGTGCAGACCGGCGCCGTCTACAACTGCAACAAACGGCTCAACGCCGCGGGCGGCAACGACTACTGGGAATCGGGCGTCGTGCGCCCCGATGTCGTCCTGCACGACCTGATCGCCATCATGCACCCCGAAGTGCTGGCCGACGACGACCGGGAGCTGTACTATTACCAGCGGCTCGAATAA
- a CDS encoding FecR family protein — MEKELLYKYIDGRTSDAEEQAVVDWLQADPEHQQELNALWFVHNTTLVNAPRPVSRPIPVARPQWLRLPAVRRCMQAAAALLLIAGSWYASRSVVIENTAKQYLSIAAPAGQRVDVTLQDGTTVCLNAGARLDYPVRFGKTRRVKLSGEAMFDVDHDAAHPFVVETFACDVEVLGTKFNVAADETSRDFSTALLRGKLRVTNKLTRGDEIVMNTNDFVSLSGDRLALRSIDNSDDYLWPEGIFNLAGHNFGEIIERLESLYGVKIVVEKTASPRLDIIRGKIPVAMGLDYALRALQKITPFEYDQADNGTITIR, encoded by the coding sequence ATGGAGAAAGAGTTGTTATACAAATATATCGACGGCCGGACCTCGGATGCGGAGGAACAGGCCGTCGTGGATTGGCTGCAAGCCGATCCCGAACACCAACAGGAGCTGAACGCCCTGTGGTTCGTCCACAATACCACCCTCGTCAACGCACCCCGCCCCGTCAGCCGGCCGATACCCGTTGCGCGCCCGCAATGGCTCCGCCTGCCGGCTGTGCGCCGCTGCATGCAGGCCGCAGCCGCGCTGCTGCTGATCGCCGGGAGCTGGTACGCCTCCCGGAGCGTGGTCATCGAAAACACCGCCAAACAGTATCTCTCGATCGCCGCCCCTGCCGGACAGCGGGTGGACGTCACGCTGCAGGACGGCACGACCGTCTGCCTCAATGCCGGGGCCCGGCTGGACTACCCCGTGCGTTTCGGCAAGACCCGCCGGGTGAAACTCTCGGGCGAGGCGATGTTCGACGTGGACCACGACGCCGCGCACCCGTTCGTCGTCGAGACCTTCGCCTGCGACGTCGAGGTGCTGGGCACGAAATTCAACGTCGCGGCCGACGAAACCTCCCGCGATTTCTCCACGGCGCTGCTGCGGGGAAAACTCCGGGTCACCAACAAGCTCACCCGGGGCGACGAGATCGTGATGAACACCAACGATTTCGTCAGCCTCAGCGGCGACCGCCTCGCCCTGCGGAGCATCGACAACAGCGACGACTACCTCTGGCCGGAGGGGATATTCAACCTTGCGGGGCATAATTTCGGGGAGATCATCGAACGGCTCGAAAGTCTCTACGGCGTGAAGATCGTCGTCGAAAAGACGGCGAGCCCCCGGCTGGACATCATCCGCGGCAAGATTCCCGTCGCCATGGGACTGGACTACGCCCTGCGGGCGCTGCAAAAGATCACCCCGTTCGAATACGATCAGGCGGACAACGGCACGATCACCATCCGGTGA
- a CDS encoding RagB/SusD family nutrient uptake outer membrane protein, which translates to MKKYIAYFALATALFTAGCSLDRIPLTGPSTGTFPASFDETQAGVLAAYKSLANNIQQYEPFPNRWMDQLTDIGAMRTVLSKWPDYTQSIITSSYSGVESFYARIYKSLGRIHLVLDNLDNLRGKIEDEEYYRFKAELLCLRAYFYDWACMVYGDVPFIDHCLTLDDYAYARTPKAEVIDRIIKDMDDELIDHLPVSWGNQTWGTARIGRVAAYALKARICLEWGFYESAARCSKKALELADGVYDLTPLDCTYYPTHAEGEPDPTPLFGFAAETGSKEWIWAIQFNRLAASNTHTGIYTGTSRVHNGAAGAGPSMSMMDTFQCTDGKSIAESPLYDWQNPWKNRDPRLDLFCVRSGSRTMGIQFSTDPADKTVYDYIAGTSVTNSDVTGNKSEYGPNGIQGPGGFLWRKFCDPAYYGSITGTDYEDELDVPIIRLAELLLIDAEANIEWEGGDLTRAKSQIDRVRARVNMPPVESASREALRSALRYERKVELCAEGFRWIDIRRWKESDGVTPVAFKAINGPQYAPAYEHTTSNAKPIIDENWTVTYDGVTTFDGKKFDARIHTERKFQLGKDELWPFPYSEMVTNPLIGTENNNPGY; encoded by the coding sequence ATGAAAAAATACATTGCATATTTCGCCTTGGCGACAGCCCTGTTCACCGCAGGCTGCTCCCTCGACAGAATCCCGCTCACGGGCCCCTCTACCGGGACATTCCCGGCAAGTTTCGACGAAACGCAGGCCGGAGTGCTCGCCGCCTACAAGAGCCTCGCCAACAACATCCAGCAGTACGAACCCTTCCCCAACCGGTGGATGGACCAGCTCACCGACATCGGCGCCATGCGCACGGTGCTCTCGAAATGGCCGGACTACACCCAATCCATCATCACCTCGTCCTACAGCGGTGTGGAGTCATTCTACGCCCGTATCTACAAGAGTCTCGGACGCATCCACCTCGTACTCGACAATCTCGACAACCTCCGCGGCAAGATCGAGGACGAGGAATACTACCGCTTCAAGGCCGAACTTCTCTGTCTGAGAGCCTATTTCTACGACTGGGCCTGCATGGTCTACGGCGACGTCCCGTTCATCGACCACTGCCTCACACTCGACGACTACGCCTATGCCCGCACTCCGAAAGCGGAGGTGATCGACCGGATAATCAAAGATATGGACGACGAACTGATCGACCATCTTCCGGTCTCGTGGGGCAACCAGACTTGGGGTACCGCCCGGATCGGCCGTGTAGCGGCATACGCACTCAAGGCACGCATCTGTCTGGAGTGGGGATTCTACGAGAGTGCAGCGAGATGCTCGAAAAAGGCCCTCGAACTCGCCGACGGGGTCTACGACCTCACCCCGCTCGACTGCACCTATTATCCCACCCACGCCGAGGGTGAACCCGACCCCACACCCCTGTTTGGTTTCGCCGCCGAAACCGGTTCGAAAGAGTGGATCTGGGCCATCCAGTTCAACCGCCTCGCAGCCTCCAACACCCACACCGGCATCTACACGGGAACCTCCCGCGTCCACAACGGAGCCGCAGGAGCAGGTCCGTCGATGTCGATGATGGACACCTTCCAGTGCACCGACGGAAAGTCCATCGCCGAATCCCCACTCTACGACTGGCAAAACCCGTGGAAGAACCGCGACCCGCGTCTCGACCTCTTCTGCGTGCGTTCGGGATCGCGGACAATGGGCATCCAGTTCTCCACCGACCCGGCCGACAAGACGGTTTACGACTACATAGCAGGCACCTCCGTCACCAACTCCGACGTGACCGGCAACAAGAGCGAGTACGGACCCAACGGCATTCAGGGCCCGGGCGGGTTCCTTTGGCGGAAATTCTGCGACCCTGCCTACTACGGCAGCATCACGGGCACGGACTACGAAGACGAACTCGACGTTCCCATCATCCGTCTTGCGGAACTCCTGCTCATCGATGCCGAAGCCAATATCGAGTGGGAGGGCGGCGACCTCACGCGCGCCAAATCCCAGATCGACCGGGTCCGCGCCCGGGTGAATATGCCGCCGGTGGAAAGCGCTTCCCGGGAGGCACTCCGCAGCGCACTCCGCTACGAGCGGAAGGTGGAGCTGTGTGCCGAGGGATTCCGATGGATCGACATCCGCCGCTGGAAAGAGAGCGACGGCGTCACCCCCGTAGCGTTCAAAGCCATCAACGGTCCCCAGTACGCCCCGGCCTACGAACATACCACCTCCAACGCAAAACCGATCATCGACGAAAACTGGACCGTAACCTACGACGGCGTCACCACCTTCGACGGAAAGAAGTTCGACGCGCGGATCCATACCGAACGGAAATTCCAATTGGGCAAGGACGAGCTTTGGCCTTTCCCTTACAGCGAAATGGTGACCAACCCGCTCATCGGCACGGAAAACAATAACCCCGGATATTAG
- a CDS encoding ComEC/Rec2 family competence protein, which translates to MRKALLFVSLLLPAVVLTAGCGGGKVKAGKPLPAWSEGYLDIHAINTARGECTFFILPDGTTLTVDAGEFSSESGKYRNMPQKPDSLTRPTRTYARYMRHFMPYKDSLDYFLLTHFHMDHLGQLEPEYGRSADGNYILSGVTALYGEIPFREIVDRAYPAYDSLAFLAMSTASLENYRRFIGHATEHNGLKAAMLRLGDRSQFPLRHHPEQYPDFSITGICSNGCVWDGEKVENYYNDGTLKENGASCGILLNYGDFDYFTAGDAGGNTRVEYPCAITIGHPIEAMKSHHHLSPRTMEDDMLEILQPDVIVTQSFYIRDIQPDQGIIRRISASTIPGAKRMYFTNIDRSLTDANPQLYSRCAGIGGHVVIRVSPGGKEYYVYMLDDSDTTYNVKQIDGPFRCKPQP; encoded by the coding sequence ATGAGAAAAGCATTGTTATTCGTTTCGTTGCTGCTCCCGGCGGTCGTCCTGACCGCCGGATGCGGCGGCGGAAAGGTCAAGGCGGGCAAGCCGCTGCCGGCGTGGAGCGAAGGCTATCTGGACATCCACGCCATCAACACGGCCCGCGGAGAGTGTACTTTCTTCATCCTGCCCGACGGCACGACGCTCACGGTGGATGCGGGAGAATTCAGCAGCGAATCGGGAAAGTACCGCAACATGCCCCAGAAACCGGACAGCCTCACGCGGCCGACCCGCACCTATGCCCGGTACATGCGGCATTTCATGCCCTACAAGGACTCACTCGACTATTTCCTGCTGACCCATTTCCACATGGATCATCTCGGACAGTTGGAACCGGAGTACGGTCGTTCGGCCGACGGGAACTACATACTGAGCGGAGTAACGGCACTCTACGGCGAAATTCCGTTCCGGGAGATCGTCGACAGGGCCTACCCGGCATACGACTCCCTCGCTTTTCTGGCGATGAGCACGGCCTCCTTGGAAAACTACCGCCGGTTCATTGGCCACGCTACGGAGCATAACGGACTGAAAGCCGCCATGCTGCGTCTCGGGGACCGCAGCCAGTTCCCGCTGAGGCACCATCCGGAGCAGTATCCCGATTTCAGCATCACAGGCATCTGTTCCAACGGTTGTGTATGGGACGGCGAAAAAGTCGAGAACTACTACAACGACGGCACACTGAAGGAGAACGGGGCATCCTGCGGCATCCTGCTGAACTACGGTGATTTCGACTATTTCACAGCCGGTGACGCCGGCGGAAATACCCGCGTGGAATATCCGTGCGCGATCACCATCGGACACCCCATCGAAGCGATGAAATCACACCACCACCTCTCGCCCCGCACAATGGAGGACGATATGCTGGAGATACTCCAGCCGGATGTCATCGTGACGCAGAGCTTCTACATCCGTGACATCCAGCCCGATCAGGGAATCATCCGCCGTATTTCGGCGAGCACGATCCCCGGAGCCAAAAGAATGTATTTCACCAATATCGACCGTTCGCTGACCGACGCCAACCCACAACTCTACTCCCGTTGCGCCGGCATCGGGGGACACGTCGTCATCCGGGTCTCCCCGGGCGGGAAAGAGTATTATGTCTATATGCTCGACGACAGCGACACGACCTACAACGTAAAACAGATCGACGGCCCGTTCCGTTGCAAACCCCAACCATAA
- a CDS encoding glycerophosphodiester phosphodiesterase, producing MLKSRLSILLLLSWIAAGCSGTPTETGRHFIAHRGATMHCTLSGENSREAIQLAARAGFDCIETDVRWTSDSILVAVHDANLTRTFTYNDGRPVPEEVAVSDISYAELRDSFLLKAARPEYRTRVLTLEEFCTECRNCGLRTFIEPKKVTPDWVYPRLIAIADRVFGRGGYIVTSNNDANDHIRLEMGIRDIPLMGILYQSTYEHIASLGGTIMAISATRFGEEEYFSHVSRAKADGLETESHADDFEHFDRINNAGIDYVSTDLLAPDFRGKGETLYLSAGRDTAKIAAESIAAGKIEFGAIYLNLKWSGSATVTLANQTFVLPTADAPRHTRHQLLIFDTVPAFGITAPSDDFRITDISVRIVRF from the coding sequence ATGCTAAAAAGCAGGCTGTCGATATTACTCCTGCTGTCGTGGATCGCGGCAGGATGCTCCGGAACCCCGACGGAAACCGGACGGCATTTCATAGCCCACCGGGGTGCGACCATGCACTGTACCCTGTCGGGCGAGAACTCACGCGAGGCCATCCAACTCGCCGCACGGGCCGGGTTCGACTGCATCGAGACCGACGTCCGTTGGACCTCCGACAGCATACTCGTGGCCGTCCACGACGCCAATCTGACACGCACATTCACCTACAACGACGGCCGCCCCGTGCCCGAAGAAGTTGCTGTCTCGGACATTAGCTATGCGGAGCTCCGCGACAGTTTTCTCCTCAAAGCTGCACGGCCCGAATACCGAACCCGGGTGCTCACCCTCGAAGAGTTCTGCACCGAGTGCCGCAACTGCGGGCTGCGCACGTTCATCGAGCCGAAAAAAGTCACCCCCGACTGGGTCTATCCGCGGCTGATAGCCATTGCCGACCGGGTATTCGGCCGCGGAGGCTACATCGTCACCTCAAACAACGACGCCAACGACCACATCCGCCTTGAAATGGGCATCCGGGACATCCCGCTCATGGGCATCCTCTACCAGAGCACCTACGAACACATCGCATCGCTCGGAGGCACCATCATGGCGATCAGTGCGACGCGGTTCGGGGAGGAAGAGTATTTCAGCCATGTATCACGGGCCAAGGCCGACGGACTCGAAACCGAATCCCACGCCGACGATTTCGAACATTTCGACCGGATCAACAACGCCGGCATCGACTATGTATCGACCGACCTGCTCGCTCCGGATTTCCGGGGCAAGGGCGAAACGCTCTACCTGTCGGCAGGCCGGGATACGGCAAAAATCGCAGCCGAAAGCATCGCAGCCGGAAAGATCGAGTTCGGCGCAATCTATCTCAATCTGAAATGGAGCGGCTCAGCCACGGTCACGCTCGCAAACCAGACCTTCGTGTTGCCGACGGCAGACGCTCCGCGCCATACCCGCCACCAGTTGCTGATCTTCGACACTGTCCCTGCATTCGGGATCACCGCCCCATCAGACGACTTCCGGATAACGGACATCTCCGTTCGCATCGTCCGATTCTGA
- a CDS encoding ComEC/Rec2 family competence protein — MNKTIITLCTLASFTSIACSEERTKMPWEDDLNNKVPPQEEVISEAKVGEPLPKWTDGCLDIHFINSGRGECAFYILPDGTTLLVDAGEVVVTDGTEVPQKPDAATRPYIVDAKYIRHFLPEGSSAIDWCAPSHFHIDHIGSSAAATETSPNGYRLAGLMALYGEVPFGRVLDMGYPDYNEDTTIPEMDGELAGDWQVFVKWAVANKGMTADRFRTGEEQITLLKDKSKYPDFRIFNIVANGYVWNLDSSTGKGAVINANAGKGNPASCGFHLSYGKFDYIACGDLTSGPQNRVAYYYRDFIPKGGLEVFKAHHHLSNNAWGSQMQNCEFSPRVIINQAFYKKQPDIPLLTSIVNGSFATHPYAWTKDIFSTNIHPEALTENAALYKNVAGYNGHIVVRVAPGGAEYYVYMLDDTDFEYKVASIHGPYNSK, encoded by the coding sequence ATGAATAAGACTATCATTACCTTATGTACGCTCGCGTCCTTCACATCCATAGCATGCAGTGAAGAACGAACGAAAATGCCTTGGGAGGACGACCTGAACAACAAGGTTCCTCCGCAGGAAGAGGTGATATCGGAAGCGAAAGTGGGCGAACCGCTCCCGAAATGGACTGACGGATGCCTCGACATCCATTTCATCAACAGCGGTCGCGGAGAGTGCGCCTTCTACATCCTTCCCGACGGCACGACGCTGCTGGTCGATGCCGGGGAGGTCGTCGTAACGGACGGCACGGAAGTTCCGCAGAAACCGGATGCCGCGACACGTCCGTATATCGTGGACGCGAAATACATCCGCCATTTCCTGCCGGAAGGCAGTTCGGCCATCGACTGGTGTGCACCGTCGCATTTCCACATAGACCACATCGGCAGTTCGGCCGCCGCCACGGAGACCTCGCCGAACGGTTACCGTCTCGCCGGACTCATGGCTCTTTACGGCGAGGTTCCGTTCGGCCGGGTGCTGGACATGGGCTATCCCGACTACAATGAAGACACGACCATCCCCGAGATGGATGGGGAACTCGCCGGCGACTGGCAGGTGTTCGTCAAGTGGGCCGTAGCGAACAAGGGCATGACAGCCGACCGGTTTCGCACAGGCGAAGAACAGATTACGCTCCTGAAGGACAAAAGCAAGTATCCCGATTTCCGCATCTTCAACATCGTAGCCAACGGCTATGTCTGGAACCTCGATTCCTCCACCGGAAAGGGCGCTGTCATCAACGCCAATGCAGGCAAGGGTAATCCTGCATCCTGCGGATTCCACCTGAGCTACGGAAAATTCGACTACATCGCCTGCGGCGACCTCACTTCCGGCCCCCAGAACCGGGTAGCCTACTATTACCGCGACTTCATTCCCAAGGGAGGCCTCGAGGTGTTCAAGGCACACCACCACTTGAGCAACAACGCCTGGGGCAGCCAGATGCAGAACTGTGAATTTTCACCGCGGGTGATCATCAATCAGGCTTTCTACAAAAAGCAGCCGGACATTCCCCTGCTGACCTCCATCGTCAACGGCAGTTTCGCCACCCACCCCTATGCTTGGACCAAGGATATCTTCAGTACCAACATACACCCGGAGGCCCTTACCGAGAACGCAGCGCTTTACAAAAACGTCGCCGGGTACAACGGGCACATCGTCGTGCGGGTCGCCCCGGGCGGTGCGGAATACTATGTCTACATGCTCGACGACACCGACTTCGAATACAAGGTGGCGTCCATCCACGGCCCGTACAATTCAAAATAA